TTCCATACATCGTTTTGTGGTTTGGATGCATCAGTAGCCAACCCGAACAATAGCGGTTGATGATCCGGCACATCTATAACCGTTTCACCAACCTTCTCCCAGTTCGTCACACCATCTGCGGATACCCAGCCGGTAACCTTTTGTCCTTGTCGTACAAGACGTACCGAATATGGCGTTGCAATAAACGTCTCCATTGACGCACGTTTTGTCTTACCCTCCGTTTGATCACGACTGATAAGAATACCCTGTTTGCCATATTTAACAAATGCTAAAGACATAAAGGCCATTTTGGATCCAGGCTTCAGCGATTCACGAATCATTACACCCGCTTCGGCGTTATCATCCACTGGGGTAATTTGTTCCACACGGGCTGTAATTTTAGTGTCACCTTCCCATTTTTGATAAGCATAATGGAAAATATCTGCCTTACCGTCAACGTCTCCCGCTGACTTCAGTCTTATACTGCTGCCGCTTGCATCTTCTTTTAAGACCTGAGTATGCCCTTTTATATAACCAGCATTGCCCTCAGAGCCAATCTCTTCGCTGAGCCAACTTCCCGACGGCGCAGTCGTATTGACGTGAATGGTAACAGGATTGGAAAATGCAGCATTCCCCTTGCGGTCGGTCACCCGTACAATAATATAATGGGTCCCGTCCATCACATGGTTCCAATTCATTTGATAAGGCGCAGTCTCTACTTTTCCAGCGAGTTTGCCGTCAATGATAAATTCAACATGAGCAATACCATCTTTGTCCTTGGCTGTTGCTGTTATGGTCGCATCCCGGCCTGCTTCCAAAATATCGTTATGCTTTAGTGAACGTCCGTTTGCATCCGACACCTGAACGACAGCCTCTGGATTATTCACCTCATTTCCATTCGACAGCTTCTCAATAAGATCATTTAAATAGACCTCCAGATTCGTATAACCCTTGGCAAAATGAGCATACGCCCCTGTGCCGGCAAGCCCCTGACCGTTACGATCATCTGCATTATTGGGGTCCAGCCCATGGGCACGTTCCCATTCATCCGGCATTCCATCATGGTCACTGTCAGAAAGCTCCGTCGTCGTTACGTTAGAATCGTCATAAATCCACCCTGCTTCACGCGGAGAGTTAATAAATGCACCCGTTCCATTCTTCACATCATTCATAATTCGGGCGTCCACCGCATCTCTTCTTGGCAGCGTGGCTCCTGAGCCGGCAAGCACCTCCGTATATGCGGTTTGTGCATCTGTCGCTTGATATGGACCGTACGCATCGGGTGAGATTCCGTTGTCGTATTCCCCTCTGACTTCAATCGGCTCCGCCAAACGGGTGGACGGATCAATAATGGACCCAATGGATGTGCCAAGCTGCCAGTTGTCTTTCGTAACCGAGTCATTGCCGTACATATAGTTACCACCAATAAAGATGCGTGTTTTATATTTTTTACTACCCACGTCTACAAAAATTTGACCGCGAACGCCCTCATATGTGTTAGGGCCATACTTATAATAGTTATTTAGCACATTATACGATCCTTCACCACCGCCGTATGAGGAGAAAAATCCCCAGTTATAAATGACATTATTGGTCATTTCCACAGCGTCGATTTGTTTTTTATCGGTTGGAAAACGCGGATTACGGCTTGCATTGTGAGCCAACAAGTTATGATGATAGGTGGAATTTCGTCCACCCCATATGCCGCCATAGCCGTGGCGACCTTTCTGGTGCGTAGTCATTAGCATACTTTCGGACGCAATGGACCATTGTACCGTTGTATTGACGTTGTCATACAGGCTCAGTACCTCATCCACCGACCAGCTAAAGGAACAGTGATCAATCATTATGTTTTTATGGTATCTGGCTCCCAATGCGTCATCCTCACTGGGGTAACGGTCGGTCAATCGGAAACGCAGGTAACGGAGAATGACGTTATCTGCTTCAATCCCTGTTGTGTAATCGCTTACAGTTATACCGTCGCCAGGAGCTGTCTGACCCGCAACCGTCAGATTGTTTCCCAAGATCTTAAGTGGCTCCTTGAGATGAATCGTTCCACCCACCCGGAATACGACCGTCCGATTATCGGAGCTGACCGCTGCGCGAAAAGATCCGGGAATGATCTGCTCCCCTTTGCCGTAGTCTGCCAGCGTGGTAACCTCATACACTTCACCTCCGCGTCCACCGGTAACATATTTACCGCCACCCTCAGCCCCCGGAAAAGCCGGAATATCCGTCGCCACTTTTGCCCCCTTTGCGTTCTCTGTTCCTACCGCAGTCTCCGCTTGGATTAGTGGCGGGCACAAGGTCAACAACAATGAACCCACAACCACGTTACATAGCACCTTTTTCCATGTACGCTGCTTGCTCATATTCTGTTTCCTCCCTAAGATTTTCTTCCACATCAGCGCATATTTTTATAAAAACACGATCCGAGACGTTCAGAAGCGCCTTCACCTCCTTTCATCAATCTTTTCTGCTTTTATCATTGGCAGGTTGTCATATATACTGTTGATGTATGAATGCGCTTACTTATCTTAATTTGTAAAGGAAGAAGCACATGAATGAAGTGAAAGAAGATAAATATGTCATTGGCGAACAACAATTCTCCATTCATCACATCTATCGTACCGGTTTCACAGTTATGCCCCGGCCCCATGTCCACGAGAACTATGAGCTGTATCTCTTACTGCGAGGCGAACGCATCTATTTTATGAATGGCAAGGTATACACCGCTCGCAAGGGGGATCTGATATTCATCCTTCCTCACGACTTGCACTCTACCGCCAGTACGCAATTGCAGGAAACAGAGCGCATTTTGATTCATTTTTCTCCGACGTTTCTCCCACAGCAGGATCATGACATTCTTGACCTGCCGCCATACCAGCAATCCGCGTTACTTCGCTTACCTGCGAGAGAGCAAGTGGAGGTTGAACGTTTATTCCTACAGATGAATACCGAATGCAGGAATAAGCAGCCTCTGCATGACCGTTGCGTACAGCATTTACTGCTGGAAATGCTGATCCTGGTGCACCGATCGGAAGCAATCGAGCGTAGTGAACCTGTCTCCTCTCATCCCATGCATCAGAAAATCACGGAAATTTCTTCTTTTATTCAGGATCATTACAATGAACCGTTAACTCTCGAACAAGTGGCTGCCTGCTTTTTCATTAGTCCAGCTTACCTAAGCCGTATCTTTCTAAAGTTGACTGGTTTTCATTTCAGCGAATACATCCGCGTAGTGCGGGTCAGGGCGGCCCAAACCAGACTTCGAACCACCAAAGACAAAATCCAGCATATTGCAGAGGATGTCGGGTTCGGTCATGCTTCCCACTTTAATAAAATCTTTAAAAAAATAACTGGGCTCTCTCCTCTTCAGTACCGCAAGCAGGTTCGGTAGATATTCAGTGTAAAGAATTAGACGCCAATTTTATACCTCCGCTCTTGTCTTGTTTTTCCATTTTTATATCCACTTGCTCTTTCATGGAACTAAATACAAGCCGCGTTGGAATAAGTAAAATGCACAAAAAAACCATACTTCGCTGCAATGCGTGCACCGAAGTATGGCTATTACAAAGTCATTTTACATCTTTAAAATTATAAATTACTCTTTCTATGACCATTATTGCAATGCTTTAATATCCTGAATCAGCAATTCAACATTTTCTTTCTTCGTAGCCCAACTGGTACAGAATCGAACTGCACTATGTGTATCATCAACCTTTTCCCAAAAGGAGTAAGTATATTTTTCACTCAATGCCTTTAGTATACGATCTGGTAAAATCGGAAACTGCTGATTGGTTGTAGAACGGTATTGAAAAGAAAAACCTTGCTCAGATAATCCGTTTTGAAGCAGCATTGCCATATCTATAGCGTGTTTGGAAATTTCAACGTATAAACCGTCTTCAAACAAAGTTTCGAATTGAATGCCCAACATTCTTCCCTTAGCCAGCAGCCCCCCTTTTTGCTTGATCATATATCGGAAATCTTTTTTCAATGTATCATTTAGAATGACTACGGCTTCTCCCATCAATGCTCCAATTTTTGTCCCGCCAATATAAAACACATCGCAAAGCTGTGCTATATCCGCTAAAGATGCATCGCTATCTTCGGCCACCAAGCCATAGCCCAATCGGGCTCCATCTATGAACAGTGGTAAACCACATTCTTGACAGACTCTACTTAATGCTTCCAGCTCTGCTTTGCTATAGATCGTTCCATTCTCAGTAGGTTGGGAAATATAAACCATCCCGGGCTGTACACTATGCTCAGGAGCGGCATCATTCCAGTGAGCGTCATACAAATCTTGTACCTGCTCGGCCCGGATCTTCCCATCTCCGCTTGGCAAAGTAAGTATTTTATGTCCAACAGCTTCAATCGCTCCGGTTTCATGAACCGCAACATGTCCCGACACTGCCGCAACGACGCCTTGATGCGGACGCAGAATAGAAGAAATAACAGTGGTATTGGTCTGTGTACCTCCAACCAAAAAGTGTACATCCGCATTTGGGGAGTCACATGCTTCTTTAATATATGCTCTAGCTTTTTCACAATGATCATCCACACCATAACCTGGAGTTTGTTCATCATTCGTCTCCAGTAGTCGCTTTAATATGCGCTCATGGGCACCTTCGGTATAGTCGCATTCAAATCGTATCATTCTGTATCCTCTCCAAATTATCCAATTTCTTCTGAATTAACAACATAGAAGCATGTAATTCTTTTATCTCTTCTTCTGAGAGTCCTTGAACTAATTTTAGAATTTGTTCATCAGACCTTTCATTCAGTTGGTTAAAGAACGCCTTTCCTTTAGGAGTCAAACGAATCAGATTTGTTCTATTATCCAACGTTGAATTTTCCTTAACAAGAAAGCCCTCTTTGCAAAATTTAGCAATGATCCTACTCATATAGCTGCGATCAATTTTAAGAGATTCGACTAAAGTATTCGCTATACATGGCTCGATCAACCCGATCTCTATAATGACACGGGCCTCGGTAAAGGAATATCCGCTATCCAGCACATGTCTATCCAAAACACCCAGTATATTCGTATAGAACCGATTAAAACGCCTCATATCCGCTATGATATTAGCATCTATATTGACCATAACTCCCCCTATTTAGTGGACTTTTGCAACAATTATAGTAAAGATTTTTGTGGACTATGTCAATGAAATAAAAAAACCGTACATTAAGACTCTCGCCTAATGTACGATCCTGTATTATATATTTACCTACAAGTTCAATGAACTATCGCTATTTATAGCCTTTTGCTTCTTATGCTTCCGTTTCAGCTTCAGATGAGCTACGACCATATACAGCGTCGGAACTACAAACAATGTTAAAATAGTTGAAAAAATCAGTCCGAAAATAATGGTTGTTGCCAACGGTTTGAACAAGATCTCCCCTATTGTGGCAATAGGAATCATACCCACAATCGCAGTTAGCGAAGTAAGCAAGATCGGACGGAAACGGGCAGAGCATGCCATTAGAATGGCGTCTGTTAAATCAGCGCCTTCACGCCGTGCATCTTCAATAAACTCTATCAACACGATACCGTTACGCACGACGATACCAGCAAGTGAAATGATCCCCATAATACTCATGAATCCAATGGGCATCCCTGAAATAAAACTTCCAAGGATTCCCCCTGCCGCTGCCAGATAAACGGTAGTCATAATAATGAGTGGTGTGGACACCGAGTAAAACTGCATGGTGATCAAGAGGAGAATAAGGAAAATAACAATAACAGCTAATTTGCCCAAGTCCTTAAACATATCAGACTGCGCAGATGTTTCCCCTCCCATCTCCCAGGTGTAGCCTGGTTCAAACTGGGTATTTGTAAGTTTGCTACGGATATCATTAGTGAGTTCTGTAGCCGTACGCCCATTTCCATTGGCTGAGATCGTTACCGTCCGTTCCAGATCATAGCGGTGGATTTGTTGGATGGAAAAGTCCGGTTTCATCGTGGCTAATTGGGATAAGGGGATTTGCTCCCTTGCCGCATTGTTCACACTTAATTGTTGGAATAATACCTCAGGATCATGGTTTGGTTTGTTCATGTATATATTGACATCAAGCAATTCCTTACCCGTATCAAAATCCGTTACATTCACCCCGTCACCCATTAATAGCAAAGTACGCGTTAAATCGGAAT
The Paenibacillus peoriae DNA segment above includes these coding regions:
- a CDS encoding pectinesterase family protein — protein: MSKQRTWKKVLCNVVVGSLLLTLCPPLIQAETAVGTENAKGAKVATDIPAFPGAEGGGKYVTGGRGGEVYEVTTLADYGKGEQIIPGSFRAAVSSDNRTVVFRVGGTIHLKEPLKILGNNLTVAGQTAPGDGITVSDYTTGIEADNVILRYLRFRLTDRYPSEDDALGARYHKNIMIDHCSFSWSVDEVLSLYDNVNTTVQWSIASESMLMTTHQKGRHGYGGIWGGRNSTYHHNLLAHNASRNPRFPTDKKQIDAVEMTNNVIYNWGFFSSYGGGEGSYNVLNNYYKYGPNTYEGVRGQIFVDVGSKKYKTRIFIGGNYMYGNDSVTKDNWQLGTSIGSIIDPSTRLAEPIEVRGEYDNGISPDAYGPYQATDAQTAYTEVLAGSGATLPRRDAVDARIMNDVKNGTGAFINSPREAGWIYDDSNVTTTELSDSDHDGMPDEWERAHGLDPNNADDRNGQGLAGTGAYAHFAKGYTNLEVYLNDLIEKLSNGNEVNNPEAVVQVSDANGRSLKHNDILEAGRDATITATAKDKDGIAHVEFIIDGKLAGKVETAPYQMNWNHVMDGTHYIIVRVTDRKGNAAFSNPVTIHVNTTAPSGSWLSEEIGSEGNAGYIKGHTQVLKEDASGSSIRLKSAGDVDGKADIFHYAYQKWEGDTKITARVEQITPVDDNAEAGVMIRESLKPGSKMAFMSLAFVKYGKQGILISRDQTEGKTKRASMETFIATPYSVRLVRQGQKVTGWVSADGVTNWEKVGETVIDVPDHQPLLFGLATDASKPQNDVWNYNTSEFSHVTIRNLTDSGGTRPTSVVVATYGPADFTSLQAAIDAVPDDSNTRTVIHLKNGTYREKIKVNSSKKNLSIIGEDRDKTIIAFDDTAKTVVDGKELGTSNSYTMRVQSPDFVLENVTVANTEGTGQVQAVALYAEGDRGKYHNVKITGLQDTLLVNRGRQYFKDSYISGSVDFIFGNAPAVFDNSIIHSLRAGYVTAASTEENKPGFVFIQCRLTTENGLTGKVDLGRPWRPHAHVTFLKTYMDDHIKPGGWNNWGKESNEQTARFGEFDNFGPGAGSSERVPWAKQLTADEASQYTVEAVLSGPDHWDWRL
- a CDS encoding helix-turn-helix transcriptional regulator — translated: MNEVKEDKYVIGEQQFSIHHIYRTGFTVMPRPHVHENYELYLLLRGERIYFMNGKVYTARKGDLIFILPHDLHSTASTQLQETERILIHFSPTFLPQQDHDILDLPPYQQSALLRLPAREQVEVERLFLQMNTECRNKQPLHDRCVQHLLLEMLILVHRSEAIERSEPVSSHPMHQKITEISSFIQDHYNEPLTLEQVAACFFISPAYLSRIFLKLTGFHFSEYIRVVRVRAAQTRLRTTKDKIQHIAEDVGFGHASHFNKIFKKITGLSPLQYRKQVR
- a CDS encoding threonine aldolase family protein, producing the protein MIRFECDYTEGAHERILKRLLETNDEQTPGYGVDDHCEKARAYIKEACDSPNADVHFLVGGTQTNTTVISSILRPHQGVVAAVSGHVAVHETGAIEAVGHKILTLPSGDGKIRAEQVQDLYDAHWNDAAPEHSVQPGMVYISQPTENGTIYSKAELEALSRVCQECGLPLFIDGARLGYGLVAEDSDASLADIAQLCDVFYIGGTKIGALMGEAVVILNDTLKKDFRYMIKQKGGLLAKGRMLGIQFETLFEDGLYVEISKHAIDMAMLLQNGLSEQGFSFQYRSTTNQQFPILPDRILKALSEKYTYSFWEKVDDTHSAVRFCTSWATKKENVELLIQDIKALQ
- a CDS encoding MarR family winged helix-turn-helix transcriptional regulator, which produces MVNIDANIIADMRRFNRFYTNILGVLDRHVLDSGYSFTEARVIIEIGLIEPCIANTLVESLKIDRSYMSRIIAKFCKEGFLVKENSTLDNRTNLIRLTPKGKAFFNQLNERSDEQILKLVQGLSEEEIKELHASMLLIQKKLDNLERIQNDTI